One Apostichopus japonicus isolate 1M-3 chromosome 14, ASM3797524v1, whole genome shotgun sequence genomic window carries:
- the LOC139979981 gene encoding vascular endothelial growth factor A-like isoform X6: MKMSLMDFELAAFATLIICLVSRIGETKIPSSVLYDMGDIHSITELLISLPITANNGIHISGNRPETTHGRSRGTDQSVVHVYARNQVNSDHRLPVEFPSLPACEPRATIVRTTSLIAVNDDTIFWPHCLSIQRCGGCCNSDLFECVATETRDQTAELIRMEYRSETMRLEWAGMTSLHFKEDVNCGCKCKVRPSDCRPDRELFTNCQCQCMVELDCPINFRWDPLSCDCVCDVPWSERLCRSKRETFNSTMCGCSCDSGLQEKCERKGLRFNSSKCKCISRSRYSLSDSS, encoded by the exons ATGAAAATGTCTCTGATGGATTTTGAATTAGCGGCGTTTGCAACACTCATAATATGTTTGGTTTCTAGAATTGGAGAAACAAAG ATTCCAAGTTCAGTGTTATATGACATGGGAGATATTCATTCCATTACTGAGTTGCTGATTAGCTTACCCATAACTGCAAATA ATGGCATTCATATCTCTGGCAACAGACCTGAAACAACTCACGGCAGATCTAGGGGTACTGATCAGTCAGTGGTGCATGTGTATGCTAGGAATCAAGTCAATTCCGACCATCGGTTGCCAG TGGAGTTTCCCTCTCTACCGGCCTGTGAACCAAGGGCAACCATCGTTCGGACTACTTCCTTAATCGCAGTGAACGACGATACCATCTTCTGGCCCCATTGTCTCTCGATACAGAGGTGTGGCGGCTGTTGTAACTCAGATCTCTTTGAATGTGTCGCAACGGAAACAAGAGACCAAACAGCTGAG TTGATAAGGATGGAGTACCGTAGTGAAACGATGAGGCTTGAATGGGCTGGCATGACAAGCCTACACTTTAAGGAAGACGTGAACTGTGGATGCAAATGCAAGGTGCGGCCTTCCGATTGTCGACCGGACAGAGAATTATTTACTAACTGTCAGTGCCAGTGCATGGTGGAACTAGATTGTCCAATAAATTTTAGATGGGACCCACTTTCCTGTGACTGTGTTTGTGATGTGCCATGGTCTGAGAG GTTATGTAGAAGTAAACGTGAGACCTTTAACAGTACGATGTGTGGATGTTCGTGTGATTCAGGTCTACAGGAAAAGTGTGAGAGAAAGGGACTTCGATTTAACAGTAGTAAATGCAA ATGCATCAGCAGGTCTCGTTACAGTTTATCCGACTCATCTTGA
- the LOC139979981 gene encoding vascular endothelial growth factor A-like isoform X2: MKIPSSVLYDMGDIHSITELLISLPITANSFYLLFPLHVNPLDGIHISGNRPETTHGRSRGTDQSVVHVYARNQVNSDHRLPDGPSNNVDHGVSITSNLSGEVEFPSLPACEPRATIVRTTSLIAVNDDTIFWPHCLSIQRCGGCCNSDLFECVATETRDQTAELIRMEYRSETMRLEWAGMTSLHFKEDVNCGCKCKVRPSDCRPDRELFTNCQCQCMVELDCPINFRWDPLSCDCVCDVPWSERLCRSKRETFNSTMCGCSCDSGLQEKCERKGLRFNSSKCKCISRSRYSLSDSS, encoded by the exons ATTCCAAGTTCAGTGTTATATGACATGGGAGATATTCATTCCATTACTGAGTTGCTGATTAGCTTACCCATAACTGCAAATA GCTTTTATCTCCTGTTTCCTTTGCATGTGAATCCCTTAGATGGCATTCATATCTCTGGCAACAGACCTGAAACAACTCACGGCAGATCTAGGGGTACTGATCAGTCAGTGGTGCATGTGTATGCTAGGAATCAAGTCAATTCCGACCATCGGTTGCCAG ATGGACCAAGTAATAATGTTGACCATGGTGTTAGCATCACATCCAACTTATCAGGGGAAG TGGAGTTTCCCTCTCTACCGGCCTGTGAACCAAGGGCAACCATCGTTCGGACTACTTCCTTAATCGCAGTGAACGACGATACCATCTTCTGGCCCCATTGTCTCTCGATACAGAGGTGTGGCGGCTGTTGTAACTCAGATCTCTTTGAATGTGTCGCAACGGAAACAAGAGACCAAACAGCTGAG TTGATAAGGATGGAGTACCGTAGTGAAACGATGAGGCTTGAATGGGCTGGCATGACAAGCCTACACTTTAAGGAAGACGTGAACTGTGGATGCAAATGCAAGGTGCGGCCTTCCGATTGTCGACCGGACAGAGAATTATTTACTAACTGTCAGTGCCAGTGCATGGTGGAACTAGATTGTCCAATAAATTTTAGATGGGACCCACTTTCCTGTGACTGTGTTTGTGATGTGCCATGGTCTGAGAG GTTATGTAGAAGTAAACGTGAGACCTTTAACAGTACGATGTGTGGATGTTCGTGTGATTCAGGTCTACAGGAAAAGTGTGAGAGAAAGGGACTTCGATTTAACAGTAGTAAATGCAA ATGCATCAGCAGGTCTCGTTACAGTTTATCCGACTCATCTTGA
- the LOC139979981 gene encoding vascular endothelial growth factor A-like isoform X7: MGDIHSITELLISLPITANSFYLLFPLHVNPLDGIHISGNRPETTHGRSRGTDQSVVHVYARNQVNSDHRLPDGPSNNVDHGVSITSNLSGEVEFPSLPACEPRATIVRTTSLIAVNDDTIFWPHCLSIQRCGGCCNSDLFECVATETRDQTAELIRMEYRSETMRLEWAGMTSLHFKEDVNCGCKCKVRPSDCRPDRELFTNCQCQCMVELDCPINFRWDPLSCDCVCDVPWSERLCRSKRETFNSTMCGCSCDSGLQEKCERKGLRFNSSKCKCISRSRYSLSDSS; encoded by the exons ATGGGAGATATTCATTCCATTACTGAGTTGCTGATTAGCTTACCCATAACTGCAAATA GCTTTTATCTCCTGTTTCCTTTGCATGTGAATCCCTTAGATGGCATTCATATCTCTGGCAACAGACCTGAAACAACTCACGGCAGATCTAGGGGTACTGATCAGTCAGTGGTGCATGTGTATGCTAGGAATCAAGTCAATTCCGACCATCGGTTGCCAG ATGGACCAAGTAATAATGTTGACCATGGTGTTAGCATCACATCCAACTTATCAGGGGAAG TGGAGTTTCCCTCTCTACCGGCCTGTGAACCAAGGGCAACCATCGTTCGGACTACTTCCTTAATCGCAGTGAACGACGATACCATCTTCTGGCCCCATTGTCTCTCGATACAGAGGTGTGGCGGCTGTTGTAACTCAGATCTCTTTGAATGTGTCGCAACGGAAACAAGAGACCAAACAGCTGAG TTGATAAGGATGGAGTACCGTAGTGAAACGATGAGGCTTGAATGGGCTGGCATGACAAGCCTACACTTTAAGGAAGACGTGAACTGTGGATGCAAATGCAAGGTGCGGCCTTCCGATTGTCGACCGGACAGAGAATTATTTACTAACTGTCAGTGCCAGTGCATGGTGGAACTAGATTGTCCAATAAATTTTAGATGGGACCCACTTTCCTGTGACTGTGTTTGTGATGTGCCATGGTCTGAGAG GTTATGTAGAAGTAAACGTGAGACCTTTAACAGTACGATGTGTGGATGTTCGTGTGATTCAGGTCTACAGGAAAAGTGTGAGAGAAAGGGACTTCGATTTAACAGTAGTAAATGCAA ATGCATCAGCAGGTCTCGTTACAGTTTATCCGACTCATCTTGA
- the LOC139979981 gene encoding vascular endothelial growth factor A-like isoform X4 has translation MHNNVDNVRSMSRPKLLHEQHVMKIPSSVLYDMGDIHSITELLISLPITANNGIHISGNRPETTHGRSRGTDQSVVHVYARNQVNSDHRLPDGPSNNVDHGVSITSNLSGEVEFPSLPACEPRATIVRTTSLIAVNDDTIFWPHCLSIQRCGGCCNSDLFECVATETRDQTAELIRMEYRSETMRLEWAGMTSLHFKEDVNCGCKCKVRPSDCRPDRELFTNCQCQCMVELDCPINFRWDPLSCDCVCDVPWSERLCRSKRETFNSTMCGCSCDSGLQEKCERKGLRFNSSKCKCISRSRYSLSDSS, from the exons ATTCCAAGTTCAGTGTTATATGACATGGGAGATATTCATTCCATTACTGAGTTGCTGATTAGCTTACCCATAACTGCAAATA ATGGCATTCATATCTCTGGCAACAGACCTGAAACAACTCACGGCAGATCTAGGGGTACTGATCAGTCAGTGGTGCATGTGTATGCTAGGAATCAAGTCAATTCCGACCATCGGTTGCCAG ATGGACCAAGTAATAATGTTGACCATGGTGTTAGCATCACATCCAACTTATCAGGGGAAG TGGAGTTTCCCTCTCTACCGGCCTGTGAACCAAGGGCAACCATCGTTCGGACTACTTCCTTAATCGCAGTGAACGACGATACCATCTTCTGGCCCCATTGTCTCTCGATACAGAGGTGTGGCGGCTGTTGTAACTCAGATCTCTTTGAATGTGTCGCAACGGAAACAAGAGACCAAACAGCTGAG TTGATAAGGATGGAGTACCGTAGTGAAACGATGAGGCTTGAATGGGCTGGCATGACAAGCCTACACTTTAAGGAAGACGTGAACTGTGGATGCAAATGCAAGGTGCGGCCTTCCGATTGTCGACCGGACAGAGAATTATTTACTAACTGTCAGTGCCAGTGCATGGTGGAACTAGATTGTCCAATAAATTTTAGATGGGACCCACTTTCCTGTGACTGTGTTTGTGATGTGCCATGGTCTGAGAG GTTATGTAGAAGTAAACGTGAGACCTTTAACAGTACGATGTGTGGATGTTCGTGTGATTCAGGTCTACAGGAAAAGTGTGAGAGAAAGGGACTTCGATTTAACAGTAGTAAATGCAA ATGCATCAGCAGGTCTCGTTACAGTTTATCCGACTCATCTTGA
- the LOC139979981 gene encoding vascular endothelial growth factor A-like isoform X9 gives MKMSLMDFELAAFATLIICLVSRIGETKIPSSVLYDMGDIHSITELLISLPITANNGPSNNVDHGVSITSNLSGEVEFPSLPACEPRATIVRTTSLIAVNDDTIFWPHCLSIQRCGGCCNSDLFECVATETRDQTAELIRMEYRSETMRLEWAGMTSLHFKEDVNCGCKCKVRPSDCRPDRELFTNCQCQCMVELDCPINFRWDPLSCDCVCDVPWSERLCRSKRETFNSTMCGCSCDSGLQEKCERKGLRFNSSKCKCISRSRYSLSDSS, from the exons ATGAAAATGTCTCTGATGGATTTTGAATTAGCGGCGTTTGCAACACTCATAATATGTTTGGTTTCTAGAATTGGAGAAACAAAG ATTCCAAGTTCAGTGTTATATGACATGGGAGATATTCATTCCATTACTGAGTTGCTGATTAGCTTACCCATAACTGCAAATA ATGGACCAAGTAATAATGTTGACCATGGTGTTAGCATCACATCCAACTTATCAGGGGAAG TGGAGTTTCCCTCTCTACCGGCCTGTGAACCAAGGGCAACCATCGTTCGGACTACTTCCTTAATCGCAGTGAACGACGATACCATCTTCTGGCCCCATTGTCTCTCGATACAGAGGTGTGGCGGCTGTTGTAACTCAGATCTCTTTGAATGTGTCGCAACGGAAACAAGAGACCAAACAGCTGAG TTGATAAGGATGGAGTACCGTAGTGAAACGATGAGGCTTGAATGGGCTGGCATGACAAGCCTACACTTTAAGGAAGACGTGAACTGTGGATGCAAATGCAAGGTGCGGCCTTCCGATTGTCGACCGGACAGAGAATTATTTACTAACTGTCAGTGCCAGTGCATGGTGGAACTAGATTGTCCAATAAATTTTAGATGGGACCCACTTTCCTGTGACTGTGTTTGTGATGTGCCATGGTCTGAGAG GTTATGTAGAAGTAAACGTGAGACCTTTAACAGTACGATGTGTGGATGTTCGTGTGATTCAGGTCTACAGGAAAAGTGTGAGAGAAAGGGACTTCGATTTAACAGTAGTAAATGCAA ATGCATCAGCAGGTCTCGTTACAGTTTATCCGACTCATCTTGA
- the LOC139979981 gene encoding vascular endothelial growth factor A-like isoform X3: protein MKMSLMDFELAAFATLIICLVSRIGETKIPSSVLYDMGDIHSITELLISLPITANNGIHISGNRPETTHGRSRGTDQSVVHVYARNQVNSDHRLPDGPSNNVDHGVSITSNLSGEVEFPSLPACEPRATIVRTTSLIAVNDDTIFWPHCLSIQRCGGCCNSDLFECVATETRDQTAELIRMEYRSETMRLEWAGMTSLHFKEDVNCGCKCKVRPSDCRPDRELFTNCQCQCMVELDCPINFRWDPLSCDCVCDVPWSERLCRSKRETFNSTMCGCSCDSGLQEKCERKGLRFNSSKCKCISRSRYSLSDSS, encoded by the exons ATGAAAATGTCTCTGATGGATTTTGAATTAGCGGCGTTTGCAACACTCATAATATGTTTGGTTTCTAGAATTGGAGAAACAAAG ATTCCAAGTTCAGTGTTATATGACATGGGAGATATTCATTCCATTACTGAGTTGCTGATTAGCTTACCCATAACTGCAAATA ATGGCATTCATATCTCTGGCAACAGACCTGAAACAACTCACGGCAGATCTAGGGGTACTGATCAGTCAGTGGTGCATGTGTATGCTAGGAATCAAGTCAATTCCGACCATCGGTTGCCAG ATGGACCAAGTAATAATGTTGACCATGGTGTTAGCATCACATCCAACTTATCAGGGGAAG TGGAGTTTCCCTCTCTACCGGCCTGTGAACCAAGGGCAACCATCGTTCGGACTACTTCCTTAATCGCAGTGAACGACGATACCATCTTCTGGCCCCATTGTCTCTCGATACAGAGGTGTGGCGGCTGTTGTAACTCAGATCTCTTTGAATGTGTCGCAACGGAAACAAGAGACCAAACAGCTGAG TTGATAAGGATGGAGTACCGTAGTGAAACGATGAGGCTTGAATGGGCTGGCATGACAAGCCTACACTTTAAGGAAGACGTGAACTGTGGATGCAAATGCAAGGTGCGGCCTTCCGATTGTCGACCGGACAGAGAATTATTTACTAACTGTCAGTGCCAGTGCATGGTGGAACTAGATTGTCCAATAAATTTTAGATGGGACCCACTTTCCTGTGACTGTGTTTGTGATGTGCCATGGTCTGAGAG GTTATGTAGAAGTAAACGTGAGACCTTTAACAGTACGATGTGTGGATGTTCGTGTGATTCAGGTCTACAGGAAAAGTGTGAGAGAAAGGGACTTCGATTTAACAGTAGTAAATGCAA ATGCATCAGCAGGTCTCGTTACAGTTTATCCGACTCATCTTGA
- the LOC139979981 gene encoding uncharacterized protein isoform X1 encodes MKMSLMDFELAAFATLIICLVSRIGETKIPSSVLYDMGDIHSITELLISLPITANSFYLLFPLHVNPLDGIHISGNRPETTHGRSRGTDQSVVHVYARNQVNSDHRLPDGPSNNVDHGVSITSNLSGEVEFPSLPACEPRATIVRTTSLIAVNDDTIFWPHCLSIQRCGGCCNSDLFECVATETRDQTAELIRMEYRSETMRLEWAGMTSLHFKEDVNCGCKCKVRPSDCRPDRELFTNCQCQCMVELDCPINFRWDPLSCDCVCDVPWSERLCRSKRETFNSTMCGCSCDSGLQEKCERKGLRFNSSKCKCISRSRYSLSDSS; translated from the exons ATGAAAATGTCTCTGATGGATTTTGAATTAGCGGCGTTTGCAACACTCATAATATGTTTGGTTTCTAGAATTGGAGAAACAAAG ATTCCAAGTTCAGTGTTATATGACATGGGAGATATTCATTCCATTACTGAGTTGCTGATTAGCTTACCCATAACTGCAAATA GCTTTTATCTCCTGTTTCCTTTGCATGTGAATCCCTTAGATGGCATTCATATCTCTGGCAACAGACCTGAAACAACTCACGGCAGATCTAGGGGTACTGATCAGTCAGTGGTGCATGTGTATGCTAGGAATCAAGTCAATTCCGACCATCGGTTGCCAG ATGGACCAAGTAATAATGTTGACCATGGTGTTAGCATCACATCCAACTTATCAGGGGAAG TGGAGTTTCCCTCTCTACCGGCCTGTGAACCAAGGGCAACCATCGTTCGGACTACTTCCTTAATCGCAGTGAACGACGATACCATCTTCTGGCCCCATTGTCTCTCGATACAGAGGTGTGGCGGCTGTTGTAACTCAGATCTCTTTGAATGTGTCGCAACGGAAACAAGAGACCAAACAGCTGAG TTGATAAGGATGGAGTACCGTAGTGAAACGATGAGGCTTGAATGGGCTGGCATGACAAGCCTACACTTTAAGGAAGACGTGAACTGTGGATGCAAATGCAAGGTGCGGCCTTCCGATTGTCGACCGGACAGAGAATTATTTACTAACTGTCAGTGCCAGTGCATGGTGGAACTAGATTGTCCAATAAATTTTAGATGGGACCCACTTTCCTGTGACTGTGTTTGTGATGTGCCATGGTCTGAGAG GTTATGTAGAAGTAAACGTGAGACCTTTAACAGTACGATGTGTGGATGTTCGTGTGATTCAGGTCTACAGGAAAAGTGTGAGAGAAAGGGACTTCGATTTAACAGTAGTAAATGCAA ATGCATCAGCAGGTCTCGTTACAGTTTATCCGACTCATCTTGA
- the LOC139979981 gene encoding vascular endothelial growth factor A-like isoform X5: protein MKMSLMDFELAAFATLIICLVSRIGETKIPSSVLYDMGDIHSITELLISLPITANSFYLLFPLHVNPLDGIHISGNRPETTHGRSRGTDQSVVHVYARNQVNSDHRLPVEFPSLPACEPRATIVRTTSLIAVNDDTIFWPHCLSIQRCGGCCNSDLFECVATETRDQTAELIRMEYRSETMRLEWAGMTSLHFKEDVNCGCKCKVRPSDCRPDRELFTNCQCQCMVELDCPINFRWDPLSCDCVCDVPWSERLCRSKRETFNSTMCGCSCDSGLQEKCERKGLRFNSSKCKCISRSRYSLSDSS, encoded by the exons ATGAAAATGTCTCTGATGGATTTTGAATTAGCGGCGTTTGCAACACTCATAATATGTTTGGTTTCTAGAATTGGAGAAACAAAG ATTCCAAGTTCAGTGTTATATGACATGGGAGATATTCATTCCATTACTGAGTTGCTGATTAGCTTACCCATAACTGCAAATA GCTTTTATCTCCTGTTTCCTTTGCATGTGAATCCCTTAGATGGCATTCATATCTCTGGCAACAGACCTGAAACAACTCACGGCAGATCTAGGGGTACTGATCAGTCAGTGGTGCATGTGTATGCTAGGAATCAAGTCAATTCCGACCATCGGTTGCCAG TGGAGTTTCCCTCTCTACCGGCCTGTGAACCAAGGGCAACCATCGTTCGGACTACTTCCTTAATCGCAGTGAACGACGATACCATCTTCTGGCCCCATTGTCTCTCGATACAGAGGTGTGGCGGCTGTTGTAACTCAGATCTCTTTGAATGTGTCGCAACGGAAACAAGAGACCAAACAGCTGAG TTGATAAGGATGGAGTACCGTAGTGAAACGATGAGGCTTGAATGGGCTGGCATGACAAGCCTACACTTTAAGGAAGACGTGAACTGTGGATGCAAATGCAAGGTGCGGCCTTCCGATTGTCGACCGGACAGAGAATTATTTACTAACTGTCAGTGCCAGTGCATGGTGGAACTAGATTGTCCAATAAATTTTAGATGGGACCCACTTTCCTGTGACTGTGTTTGTGATGTGCCATGGTCTGAGAG GTTATGTAGAAGTAAACGTGAGACCTTTAACAGTACGATGTGTGGATGTTCGTGTGATTCAGGTCTACAGGAAAAGTGTGAGAGAAAGGGACTTCGATTTAACAGTAGTAAATGCAA ATGCATCAGCAGGTCTCGTTACAGTTTATCCGACTCATCTTGA
- the LOC139979981 gene encoding vascular endothelial growth factor A-like isoform X8: MGDIHSITELLISLPITANNGIHISGNRPETTHGRSRGTDQSVVHVYARNQVNSDHRLPDGPSNNVDHGVSITSNLSGEVEFPSLPACEPRATIVRTTSLIAVNDDTIFWPHCLSIQRCGGCCNSDLFECVATETRDQTAELIRMEYRSETMRLEWAGMTSLHFKEDVNCGCKCKVRPSDCRPDRELFTNCQCQCMVELDCPINFRWDPLSCDCVCDVPWSERLCRSKRETFNSTMCGCSCDSGLQEKCERKGLRFNSSKCKCISRSRYSLSDSS, from the exons ATGGGAGATATTCATTCCATTACTGAGTTGCTGATTAGCTTACCCATAACTGCAAATA ATGGCATTCATATCTCTGGCAACAGACCTGAAACAACTCACGGCAGATCTAGGGGTACTGATCAGTCAGTGGTGCATGTGTATGCTAGGAATCAAGTCAATTCCGACCATCGGTTGCCAG ATGGACCAAGTAATAATGTTGACCATGGTGTTAGCATCACATCCAACTTATCAGGGGAAG TGGAGTTTCCCTCTCTACCGGCCTGTGAACCAAGGGCAACCATCGTTCGGACTACTTCCTTAATCGCAGTGAACGACGATACCATCTTCTGGCCCCATTGTCTCTCGATACAGAGGTGTGGCGGCTGTTGTAACTCAGATCTCTTTGAATGTGTCGCAACGGAAACAAGAGACCAAACAGCTGAG TTGATAAGGATGGAGTACCGTAGTGAAACGATGAGGCTTGAATGGGCTGGCATGACAAGCCTACACTTTAAGGAAGACGTGAACTGTGGATGCAAATGCAAGGTGCGGCCTTCCGATTGTCGACCGGACAGAGAATTATTTACTAACTGTCAGTGCCAGTGCATGGTGGAACTAGATTGTCCAATAAATTTTAGATGGGACCCACTTTCCTGTGACTGTGTTTGTGATGTGCCATGGTCTGAGAG GTTATGTAGAAGTAAACGTGAGACCTTTAACAGTACGATGTGTGGATGTTCGTGTGATTCAGGTCTACAGGAAAAGTGTGAGAGAAAGGGACTTCGATTTAACAGTAGTAAATGCAA ATGCATCAGCAGGTCTCGTTACAGTTTATCCGACTCATCTTGA